A stretch of the Mycobacterium shigaense genome encodes the following:
- a CDS encoding amino acid permease, with protein MRIPLSIEDIVKRVFLGKPMITENLAGEKLSNPVALGALSPDAISSTAYGTEQILIELLPAAGLAAFSLLLPVTGVILLILVLVAASYRQVVMAYTRAGGSYIVARENFGPRVAQVAAAALLIDYIVTVAVQSAAGTVAVVSAIPALGPHSLQLTVGVVLVICLANLRGLKEAGWQFAFATYFFVAMGGLTIVVGVTRVIVGDLPVYNPADMPGTVPVHQGNGLVMGATILTLLRAFANGGSSLTGVEAISNTVDLFRKPQGRNARKVLTAMAAILGFLLAGVAYLAYATHATPYESEYPSVLSQIARAVFGHGLTGDILYVLVQASTAAILFTGANTSFNGFPALASFVAEDRFLPRQLMKRGHRLVFSNGIIALTALSVLLLVVTGGSVNALVPFYAIGVFTGFSMAGYGMTKHHLTQREPGWRRRLAINLSAGILSTVVVGIFAVAKFTEGAWLVVVVFPILVLLLMRLNREYRAEAAILEMFRTDRPDLVRYARHKVFVFVNSVDLAVIEALRYGKGLRADEMIAVHFMVDPALAAQIRKRWDHFELDTRLRVVDCPDRRIIRAAQVFVAKAHDEQSNTNVTVLLPRRTYAPLLGRLLHDRTADKIARAVSLIPDAAATIVPYDVQSRIEQAYPDRLEQRVARELEQLGARVARDEDQEMDAYEHPEPQSSSVITVAGLLPGHRATFEGRVSAVEDISKGRRTVRSIVVGDHSGEINVTFRPGHGGADIEPGQLLRITGKPKQIGNRPMWLADPAYHIVEDPASAARPAKPADADG; from the coding sequence ATGCGCATTCCGCTGTCGATAGAGGACATCGTCAAGCGCGTCTTCCTGGGCAAGCCGATGATCACCGAGAACCTGGCCGGCGAGAAGCTGTCGAATCCGGTTGCCTTGGGCGCGCTTTCGCCGGACGCGATCTCGTCCACCGCCTACGGCACCGAGCAGATCCTCATCGAGCTGCTGCCGGCGGCAGGCCTGGCCGCGTTCAGCCTGCTACTGCCGGTCACCGGCGTCATCCTGCTGATCCTGGTACTGGTGGCCGCGTCGTATCGGCAGGTCGTGATGGCCTACACCCGCGCGGGCGGGTCCTACATCGTGGCGCGGGAGAACTTCGGTCCCCGGGTGGCCCAGGTCGCCGCGGCGGCGCTGCTGATCGACTACATCGTCACGGTGGCGGTGCAGTCGGCCGCCGGCACGGTGGCGGTGGTCTCGGCCATCCCCGCGCTGGGCCCACACAGCCTGCAACTGACGGTCGGTGTAGTGCTGGTCATCTGCCTGGCGAACCTGCGCGGGCTCAAGGAGGCCGGCTGGCAGTTCGCGTTCGCCACCTACTTCTTCGTGGCCATGGGTGGGCTGACGATCGTGGTCGGCGTGACGCGGGTGATCGTCGGCGATCTCCCCGTCTACAACCCCGCCGACATGCCCGGAACGGTGCCCGTTCATCAGGGCAATGGGTTGGTGATGGGCGCGACGATCCTGACCCTGCTGCGCGCGTTCGCCAACGGTGGTTCGTCACTGACGGGCGTCGAAGCCATCTCGAACACCGTCGACCTCTTTCGAAAGCCGCAGGGCCGCAACGCACGCAAGGTGCTCACGGCGATGGCCGCGATCCTGGGATTCCTGCTGGCCGGTGTCGCCTACCTGGCCTATGCGACCCACGCGACGCCCTACGAAAGCGAATATCCCTCGGTGCTGTCCCAGATTGCCCGCGCGGTCTTCGGCCACGGATTGACCGGCGACATCCTGTACGTCCTGGTCCAGGCCTCGACCGCCGCCATTTTGTTCACCGGCGCGAACACCAGCTTCAACGGGTTTCCGGCGTTGGCCAGCTTCGTCGCCGAGGACCGGTTTCTGCCCCGGCAGCTCATGAAACGCGGTCACCGCCTGGTGTTTTCGAACGGCATCATTGCGCTCACCGCATTGTCGGTGTTATTGCTGGTGGTGACCGGCGGCTCGGTCAACGCGCTGGTCCCGTTCTACGCGATCGGCGTGTTCACCGGATTTTCGATGGCCGGCTACGGCATGACCAAACACCATCTGACGCAGCGGGAGCCCGGATGGCGGCGCCGGTTGGCGATCAACCTGTCCGCCGGAATCCTGTCGACTGTCGTGGTCGGCATCTTCGCGGTGGCAAAGTTCACCGAGGGGGCGTGGCTGGTCGTCGTCGTCTTCCCGATCCTGGTGCTCCTGCTGATGCGGCTCAACCGCGAATACCGTGCCGAGGCAGCCATTCTCGAGATGTTCCGCACCGACCGGCCCGATTTGGTGAGGTATGCGCGGCACAAGGTGTTCGTGTTCGTGAACTCGGTCGACCTCGCGGTGATCGAAGCGCTGCGCTACGGCAAAGGATTGCGTGCCGACGAGATGATCGCGGTGCACTTCATGGTCGACCCGGCGTTGGCCGCGCAGATTCGAAAGCGATGGGATCACTTCGAGTTGGACACCCGGTTGCGGGTCGTCGATTGCCCGGATCGGCGAATCATCCGGGCCGCGCAGGTGTTCGTCGCCAAAGCCCATGACGAACAATCGAATACCAATGTCACCGTGCTGTTACCCCGCCGAACCTATGCGCCGCTTCTCGGGCGGCTGCTGCATGATCGCACCGCCGACAAGATCGCCAGGGCGGTCAGCCTGATCCCGGATGCGGCCGCGACGATCGTGCCCTACGACGTGCAATCGCGCATCGAGCAGGCCTACCCGGACCGGCTCGAGCAGCGGGTCGCCCGCGAACTCGAGCAGCTCGGGGCCCGGGTCGCCCGCGACGAGGACCAGGAGATGGACGCCTACGAACACCCGGAGCCGCAGTCCTCGTCGGTCATCACCGTGGCGGGCCTGCTCCCCGGGCACCGCGCCACCTTCGAGGGACGGGTCAGCGCCGTGGAGGACATCAGCAAGGGCAGGCGTACGGTTCGCTCGATCGTCGTCGGCGACCACAGCGGCGAGATCAACGTCACTTTCCGCCCCGGGCACGGCGGCGCCGACATCGAGCCCGGTCAGCTGCTGCGGATCACGGGCAAGCCCAAGCAGATCGGCAACCGGCCCATGTGGTTGGCCGACCCGGCCTACCACATCGTCGAGGACCCGGCCAGCGCCGCGAGGCCGGCAAAGCCGGCCGACGCCGACGGTTAG
- the dapC gene encoding succinyldiaminopimelate transaminase, producing the protein MSASLPDFPWDTLADAKAVATAHPDGIVDLSVGTPVDPVAPVIREALAAASSAPGYPATAGTARLRESAVAALARRFGITGLSEAAVLPVIGTKELIAWLPTLLGLGPAQVVVVPELAYPTYDVGARLAGAQVVRADSLTQVGPQSPALIYLNSPSNPTGRVLGVDHLHKVVGWARERGVMVVSDECYLGLSWDAEAHSVLHPAICDGDHTGLLAVHSLSKSSSLAGYRAGFVAGDPDVVAELLAVRKHAGMIVPTPVQAAMVAAFDDDDHETVQRERYARRREALAPALRSAGFAIDHSEGGLYLWAGRGESCHDSVAWLAARGILVAPGDFYGPRGARHVRVALTATDERIAAAVQRLAVPATP; encoded by the coding sequence GTGTCGGCGTCCCTGCCGGACTTCCCGTGGGACACCCTGGCCGACGCGAAGGCAGTGGCCACAGCCCACCCCGACGGAATCGTCGACTTGTCCGTCGGCACCCCGGTGGACCCCGTCGCGCCGGTGATTCGGGAGGCGCTGGCGGCCGCGAGTTCTGCGCCGGGTTACCCGGCCACCGCCGGCACCGCGCGGCTGCGGGAATCGGCGGTGGCCGCGCTGGCGCGCCGCTTCGGCATCACCGGGTTGTCCGAGGCCGCCGTGCTGCCGGTGATCGGGACCAAAGAACTCATCGCCTGGCTGCCCACCCTGCTGGGGCTGGGGCCGGCGCAGGTGGTCGTGGTGCCCGAACTGGCCTACCCTACGTATGACGTGGGTGCTCGGCTGGCCGGAGCGCAGGTGGTGCGCGCGGACTCGCTGACCCAGGTGGGCCCGCAATCCCCGGCGTTGATCTACCTCAACTCGCCGAGCAATCCCACCGGGCGGGTGCTGGGCGTCGACCACCTGCACAAGGTCGTCGGCTGGGCCCGCGAGCGCGGCGTGATGGTGGTCTCGGATGAGTGTTACCTGGGTCTGAGCTGGGACGCCGAGGCGCATTCGGTGCTGCACCCCGCGATATGCGACGGCGACCACACGGGCCTGCTGGCCGTGCATTCGCTCTCGAAGAGTTCGTCGCTGGCGGGTTACCGCGCCGGCTTCGTCGCCGGTGACCCCGACGTCGTCGCCGAGCTGCTAGCCGTGCGCAAACACGCCGGGATGATCGTGCCGACGCCGGTGCAGGCCGCCATGGTGGCGGCATTCGACGACGACGATCACGAAACGGTGCAGCGCGAGCGCTACGCGCGACGCCGGGAGGCGCTGGCACCGGCCCTGCGCTCGGCCGGTTTCGCCATCGACCACTCCGAGGGCGGCCTTTATCTGTGGGCCGGCCGCGGCGAGTCGTGCCACGACAGCGTCGCGTGGCTGGCCGCGCGCGGCATCCTGGTCGCGCCCGGTGATTTCTACGGCCCCCGCGGTGCACGGCACGTCCGCGTCGCGCTGACCGCGACCGACGAGCGCATCGCCGCGGCCGTACAGCGGCTCGCGGTACCTGCGACGCCCTGA
- the fdxA gene encoding ferredoxin: MTYTIAEPCVDVKDKACIEECPVDCIYEGARMLFIHPDECVDCGACEPVCPVEAIYYEDDVPEQWSQYTQLNADFFEELGSPGGAAKVGLTENDPQAVKDLPPQGEGD; encoded by the coding sequence GTGACCTACACGATCGCCGAACCCTGTGTCGACGTCAAGGATAAGGCGTGTATCGAGGAGTGCCCCGTCGACTGCATCTACGAAGGCGCGCGGATGCTGTTCATCCACCCCGATGAGTGCGTCGACTGCGGGGCTTGCGAGCCCGTCTGCCCCGTCGAGGCGATCTATTACGAAGACGACGTGCCCGAGCAGTGGAGCCAGTACACCCAGCTCAACGCCGACTTCTTCGAGGAACTGGGGTCGCCGGGCGGTGCGGCCAAGGTGGGCCTGACCGAGAACGACCCGCAGGCGGTCAAGGATTTGCCGCCCCAGGGCGAAGGCGACTGA
- a CDS encoding hemophore-related protein gives MRQSLAKLAAGIGGAALALSAATGVASADSMDAIINTTCNYGQVMAALNATDPAAAGQLNASPMAQSFIRQFLASPPPKRQQMAQQVEAMPSAQRYFSTIDAVAVSCNNY, from the coding sequence GTGAGGCAATCGTTGGCCAAATTGGCTGCTGGGATCGGCGGTGCGGCATTGGCGTTGAGCGCTGCCACCGGCGTGGCGTCCGCGGACTCCATGGACGCAATCATCAACACCACCTGCAACTACGGACAGGTGATGGCGGCCCTCAATGCGACGGACCCGGCTGCTGCCGGGCAGCTGAACGCGTCGCCGATGGCGCAGTCGTTCATCCGCCAGTTCTTGGCGTCGCCGCCGCCGAAGCGCCAGCAGATGGCCCAGCAGGTGGAGGCCATGCCGTCGGCGCAGCGGTACTTCAGCACGATCGACGCCGTCGCGGTCAGCTGTAACAACTACTGA
- a CDS encoding bifunctional FO biosynthesis protein CofGH — translation MTQEPSEPTALPSPVVPPKVNASGLRRVLRRARDGVALNIDEAALAMTARGDDLAELCASAARVRDAGLESAGRRGPRGRLPITYSRKVFIPVTHLCRDSCHYCTFVTVPGKLRARGAGLYMEPDEILDVARRGAELGCKEALFTLGDRPEDRWPEARKWLDERGYDSTLSYVRAMSIRVLEETGLLPHLNPGVMTWSEMSRLKPVAPSMGMMLETTSRRLFETRGLAHYGSPDKDPAVRLRALTDAGRLSIPFTTGLLVGIGETLAERADTLHAIRKSHKEFGHVQEVIVQNFRAKQHTAMAGVPDAGIEDYLATVAVARLVLGPGMRIQAPPNLVSRDECLALIAAGVDDWGGVSPLTPDHVNPERPWPALDELDAVTAEAGYDLVQRLTAQPKYVQAGAAWIDPRVSGHVAALADPATGLARDVNPAGLPWQEPDDAQSAGRVDLNAAIDTEGRNSEARSDLDSAFGDWESIRAHVHELAAQGATVPERLDSDVLAALASAERDPAGCSDDEYLALATADGPALEAVAALADSLRRDVVGDDVTFVVNRNINFTNICYTGCRFCAFAQRKGDADAYSLSAQEVADRAWEAHVEGATEVCMQGGIDPELPVTGYADLVRAVKARVPSMHVHAFSPMEIANGVTKSGLSIREWLISLREAGLGTIPGTAAEILDDEVRWVLTKGKLPTSLWIEIVSTAHEVGLRSSSTMMYGHVDSPRHWVSHLNVLREIQDRTGGFTEFVPLPFVHQSSPLYLAGAARPGPTHRDNRAVHALARIMLHGRISQIQTSWVKLGTERTQVMLNGGANDLGGTLMEETISRMAGSEHGSAKTLAELTAIAEGIGRPARQRTTDYSPLAA, via the coding sequence GTGACACAGGAACCATCGGAGCCCACCGCCCTGCCGAGTCCCGTCGTCCCACCGAAGGTCAACGCGTCCGGGCTGCGGCGGGTGCTGCGCCGCGCGCGCGACGGGGTCGCGCTCAACATCGACGAGGCGGCGCTGGCGATGACCGCCCGCGGCGACGATCTGGCCGAATTGTGCGCCAGCGCGGCGCGGGTACGCGATGCGGGCCTGGAATCGGCCGGCCGGCGCGGCCCGCGCGGCCGGCTGCCCATCACCTACTCGCGCAAGGTCTTCATTCCGGTGACGCATCTGTGCCGGGACAGCTGCCACTACTGCACCTTCGTCACCGTGCCGGGCAAGCTGCGCGCTCGGGGCGCCGGGCTGTACATGGAGCCCGACGAGATTCTCGACGTCGCCCGGCGCGGGGCCGAACTCGGCTGCAAGGAAGCGCTATTCACCCTCGGTGACCGGCCCGAGGATCGGTGGCCCGAGGCCCGGAAGTGGCTCGACGAGCGGGGGTACGATTCCACGCTGTCCTACGTGCGGGCGATGTCGATCCGGGTGCTCGAGGAGACCGGCCTGTTGCCGCACCTGAACCCGGGCGTGATGACGTGGTCGGAGATGTCGCGGCTCAAACCGGTGGCGCCGTCGATGGGCATGATGCTGGAGACGACCTCGCGGCGGCTGTTCGAGACGAGAGGGCTTGCGCACTACGGCAGCCCGGACAAGGATCCGGCAGTGCGGCTGCGCGCGCTCACCGACGCGGGCCGGTTGTCCATTCCGTTCACCACCGGTCTGCTGGTCGGCATCGGCGAGACGCTGGCCGAACGCGCCGATACCTTGCACGCGATTCGCAAGTCGCACAAGGAGTTCGGGCATGTCCAGGAAGTGATCGTGCAGAACTTCCGGGCCAAGCAACATACCGCGATGGCCGGTGTCCCCGATGCCGGGATCGAGGATTACCTGGCGACGGTGGCGGTGGCGCGGCTGGTCCTGGGGCCCGGCATGCGCATCCAGGCGCCGCCCAACTTGGTGTCGCGCGACGAATGCCTGGCGCTGATCGCCGCCGGCGTCGACGACTGGGGTGGGGTATCACCGCTGACCCCGGATCACGTCAACCCGGAGCGGCCGTGGCCGGCCCTGGACGAACTCGACGCCGTGACCGCCGAGGCCGGTTACGACCTGGTGCAGCGGCTGACCGCGCAACCCAAGTACGTTCAGGCGGGCGCCGCGTGGATCGACCCGCGGGTAAGCGGACACGTTGCGGCGCTGGCCGACCCGGCGACGGGCCTGGCGCGCGACGTCAATCCGGCGGGCCTGCCCTGGCAGGAGCCCGACGACGCACAGTCGGCCGGTCGCGTCGACCTCAATGCCGCGATCGACACCGAGGGCCGCAACAGCGAGGCTCGCAGCGACCTCGACAGCGCCTTCGGCGACTGGGAATCCATCCGCGCACACGTGCACGAACTGGCCGCCCAAGGCGCCACAGTGCCAGAGCGCCTGGACTCCGACGTGCTCGCCGCGCTCGCCTCGGCCGAACGCGATCCCGCGGGCTGCAGCGACGACGAGTACCTGGCTCTTGCGACCGCCGACGGGCCTGCGCTGGAAGCGGTTGCCGCGCTGGCAGATTCGTTGCGCCGCGACGTCGTGGGCGACGACGTGACGTTCGTCGTGAACCGCAACATCAACTTCACCAACATCTGCTACACCGGATGTCGGTTCTGCGCGTTCGCGCAACGCAAGGGAGACGCCGACGCGTATTCGCTGTCGGCGCAGGAGGTTGCCGATCGGGCCTGGGAGGCGCACGTCGAAGGCGCGACCGAGGTCTGCATGCAGGGCGGCATCGATCCGGAGTTGCCGGTCACCGGGTACGCCGACCTGGTGCGGGCCGTGAAGGCCCGGGTGCCCTCGATGCACGTGCATGCGTTCTCGCCGATGGAAATCGCCAACGGGGTCACCAAGAGCGGGTTGAGCATTCGTGAGTGGCTGATCAGCCTGCGTGAGGCCGGGCTGGGAACCATCCCCGGCACCGCCGCCGAGATCCTCGACGACGAGGTGCGCTGGGTGCTGACCAAGGGCAAGCTGCCGACGTCACTGTGGATCGAGATCGTGTCGACGGCGCACGAGGTGGGTCTGCGCTCGTCGTCGACCATGATGTACGGGCACGTCGACAGCCCCCGGCACTGGGTCAGCCACCTCAACGTGCTGCGCGAGATCCAGGACCGCACAGGCGGTTTCACCGAATTCGTGCCGCTGCCGTTCGTGCACCAGAGTTCCCCGTTGTATCTGGCGGGCGCGGCCCGTCCGGGGCCCACGCATCGCGATAACCGGGCGGTGCATGCGTTGGCCCGAATCATGTTGCACGGCCGCATCTCCCAGATCCAGACCAGCTGGGTGAAGCTCGGTACTGAGCGCACCCAGGTGATGCTCAACGGCGGCGCCAACGACCTGGGCGGCACGCTGATGGAGGAAACCATTTCGCGGATGGCCGGCTCCGAGCACGGGTCGGCGAAGACGTTGGCGGAGCTGACCGCCATCGCCGAGGGAATCGGCCGCCCGGCGCGTCAGCGCACCACCGACTACAGCCCGCTCGCAGCGTAG
- the mshB gene encoding N-acetyl-1-D-myo-inositol-2-amino-2-deoxy-alpha-D-glucopyranoside deacetylase has product MPETPRLLFVHAHPDDESLSNGATIAHYTARGAQVWVVTCTLGEEGEVIGDRWAQLAVDHADQLGGYRIGELTAALQVLGVEGPIYLGGAGRWRDSGMAGTEKRRRPRFVDADEREAVGELVTIIREQRPHVVVTYDPNGGYGHPDHVRTHKITAAAVAAAGGADYPGRPWQVPKFYWTVLADSAFDAGWAALGSDDLLPGWAIPPREEFDFGYADDEIDAVVRTGAAGRTAKSAALAAHATQVVVGPTGRACALSNNMALPILGDEHYVLVAGSAGDRDERGWETDLLAGLGFAVSGTR; this is encoded by the coding sequence ATGCCTGAGACTCCCCGGCTACTGTTCGTGCACGCGCATCCCGACGACGAGAGCCTCAGCAACGGCGCCACCATCGCGCACTACACCGCCCGCGGGGCGCAGGTGTGGGTCGTCACCTGCACGCTGGGCGAAGAGGGCGAGGTGATCGGCGACCGCTGGGCGCAGCTCGCGGTCGATCACGCAGACCAGTTGGGCGGCTACCGAATTGGCGAGCTCACCGCGGCGTTGCAGGTGCTCGGGGTCGAGGGACCCATCTATCTCGGCGGCGCCGGCCGCTGGCGTGACTCGGGCATGGCCGGCACCGAAAAGCGGCGCCGGCCGCGGTTCGTCGACGCCGACGAGCGCGAAGCAGTCGGGGAGCTCGTCACGATCATTCGCGAGCAGCGCCCGCACGTGGTCGTCACCTACGACCCCAACGGCGGCTACGGCCACCCCGACCACGTCCGCACCCACAAGATCACCGCGGCCGCGGTCGCCGCGGCGGGCGGCGCCGATTATCCGGGCCGGCCATGGCAGGTGCCGAAGTTCTACTGGACCGTGCTGGCCGACAGCGCATTCGACGCCGGCTGGGCCGCGCTGGGGAGCGACGACCTGCTGCCCGGGTGGGCGATTCCGCCGCGCGAGGAGTTCGACTTCGGCTACGCCGACGACGAGATCGACGCCGTCGTGCGCACCGGGGCGGCGGGGCGCACGGCGAAATCGGCGGCGCTCGCCGCGCACGCGACCCAGGTGGTGGTCGGCCCGACGGGACGTGCCTGCGCCCTGTCCAACAACATGGCGCTGCCGATCCTGGGCGACGAGCACTACGTGCTGGTCGCCGGCTCGGCGGGGGACCGCGACGAGCGCGGCTGGGAGACAGACCTGCTCGCGGGACTCGGTTTCGCCGTGTCCGGTACGCGGTAG
- a CDS encoding TetR/AcrR family transcriptional regulator, translating to MPHATQAAPKYSRSRRRGEVLERALYEATLAELSEVGYGGLTMEGIAARAHTGKAALYRRWACKRDLVHGALVFALPPVPEPRSGRSARDSLLTVFTAHRDLLAGKTAFPGMDTIQQLLHEPEMRAIFADAVVCPRLQIVDSILHRAIEDGDLDPATLTPLSSRVGPALINHHFLLTGEPPNRRELNLIVDTVIPPRDDDSVGQLIGAVG from the coding sequence ATGCCGCACGCGACCCAGGCCGCCCCGAAATACAGCCGCAGCCGTCGGCGAGGCGAGGTGCTCGAACGTGCGCTTTACGAAGCCACGCTGGCCGAGCTTTCCGAAGTCGGATACGGCGGGCTGACGATGGAAGGGATCGCCGCGCGCGCCCACACCGGCAAGGCGGCGCTGTACCGACGGTGGGCCTGCAAGCGCGACCTGGTGCACGGCGCACTGGTTTTCGCGCTACCGCCGGTGCCCGAGCCGCGCTCCGGGCGCTCCGCGAGGGACAGCCTGCTGACGGTGTTCACCGCGCACCGCGACCTACTGGCGGGCAAGACCGCGTTCCCGGGCATGGACACCATCCAGCAGCTCTTGCACGAACCCGAGATGCGCGCCATCTTCGCCGACGCCGTGGTATGCCCGCGCCTGCAGATCGTCGATTCGATCCTGCACAGGGCCATCGAGGACGGCGACCTGGATCCGGCCACGCTGACCCCGCTGAGCTCGCGCGTCGGGCCGGCGTTGATCAATCACCACTTCCTGCTCACCGGGGAACCGCCAAATCGGCGGGAACTGAACCTAATCGTCGACACGGTGATTCCGCCCCGGGACGACGACAGCGTCGGCCAGCTGATCGGCGCGGTCGGCTAG
- a CDS encoding ABC transporter family substrate-binding protein, whose translation MIGMLLAVTGLTLAACTVNPPPAPQSTDTPHNAPPPPARVSQIIMGIDSIGAGFNPHLLSDLSPVNAAISALVLPSAFRPVPDPNTPTGSRWELDPTLLVSAEVTSQNPFTVTYKIRPEAQWTDNAPIGADDFWYLWHQMVTQPGVVDPAGYDLITGVQSLEGGKQAVVTFAQPYPAWKELFSNLLPAHIVKDVPGGFAAGLARALPVTGGQFRVENIDPQRDEILIARNDRYWGPPAKPALVLFRRAGAPAALADSVRNGDTQVAQVHGGSAAFAQLSAIPDVRTARIVTPRVMQLTLRANEPKLAETPVRKALLGLLDVDLLAAVGAGSDNTVTLAQAQIRSPSDPGYVPTAPPAMTKTAALALFGEAGYQVEGNTSAAPTPPPGGPPEVIRGRISKDGQQLTLAIGVASNDPTSVAVANTVADQLRSVGIAASVASLDPVTLYRDALNNHQVDAIVGWHQAGGNLATLLASRYGCPAIEATAVPTSGAPSNVPVSTRPGAPPPGSPSPSPSPSPSPPSHPPDPGALVQAPSNLSGICDHSVQSNIDAALNGTKNINDVITAVEPRLWNMSTVLPILQDTTIVAAGPSVQNVSLSGAVPVGIVGDAGQWIKTGP comes from the coding sequence ATGATCGGCATGCTGCTCGCCGTGACGGGGTTGACGCTGGCGGCTTGCACCGTGAACCCGCCGCCGGCGCCGCAGAGCACCGATACGCCGCACAACGCGCCGCCGCCCCCGGCTCGGGTCAGCCAGATCATCATGGGTATCGACTCGATCGGCGCCGGATTCAATCCGCATCTGCTGTCGGATCTGTCGCCGGTGAACGCGGCGATCAGCGCGCTGGTATTGCCCAGCGCATTTCGGCCGGTGCCCGATCCCAACACGCCGACCGGGTCGCGCTGGGAGCTGGACCCGACCTTGCTGGTGTCGGCCGAGGTGACGAGTCAGAACCCGTTCACGGTGACCTACAAGATCCGGCCCGAGGCGCAGTGGACCGACAACGCCCCGATCGGCGCCGACGACTTCTGGTACTTGTGGCATCAGATGGTCACCCAGCCGGGGGTAGTCGATCCGGCCGGTTATGACCTGATCACCGGGGTGCAGTCGCTCGAAGGCGGCAAGCAGGCCGTGGTCACCTTCGCTCAGCCGTATCCGGCGTGGAAGGAACTGTTCAGCAATCTGCTGCCGGCCCACATCGTCAAGGACGTGCCCGGCGGCTTCGCGGCCGGGCTGGCGCGGGCGCTGCCAGTGACCGGCGGCCAGTTCCGGGTGGAAAACATCGACCCGCAGCGCGACGAGATCCTGATCGCCCGCAACGACCGCTACTGGGGCCCGCCGGCCAAGCCCGCGCTGGTCCTGTTCCGCCGCGCCGGTGCGCCGGCGGCACTGGCCGATTCGGTCCGCAACGGCGACACCCAGGTGGCCCAGGTGCACGGCGGTTCGGCGGCTTTCGCCCAGTTGTCCGCGATCCCCGACGTGCGGACCGCCCGGATCGTCACGCCGCGGGTCATGCAGCTCACGCTGCGTGCCAACGAGCCCAAACTGGCCGAAACTCCAGTCCGCAAGGCGCTGCTGGGGCTGCTGGACGTGGACCTGCTGGCCGCGGTCGGGGCCGGCAGCGACAACACGGTCACGCTGGCCCAGGCCCAGATCCGATCGCCCAGCGACCCGGGCTACGTGCCGACCGCGCCGCCCGCGATGACCAAGACGGCGGCGCTCGCGCTGTTCGGCGAGGCCGGCTACCAGGTCGAGGGCAACACGTCGGCGGCGCCGACCCCGCCACCCGGCGGCCCGCCCGAGGTCATCCGCGGCCGCATCAGCAAGGACGGTCAACAACTGACCCTGGCGATCGGGGTGGCGTCGAATGACCCAACCTCGGTGGCCGTGGCGAACACGGTGGCCGACCAGCTGCGCAGCGTCGGGATTGCCGCGTCGGTGGCGTCCCTGGACCCGGTCACCCTGTACCGCGACGCCCTGAACAACCACCAGGTGGACGCCATCGTCGGCTGGCATCAGGCCGGCGGAAACCTGGCGACGCTGCTGGCCTCGCGGTACGGCTGTCCCGCCATCGAGGCCACGGCCGTCCCGACCAGCGGCGCGCCGTCGAATGTGCCGGTGTCCACGCGGCCGGGCGCGCCGCCGCCCGGCTCGCCGTCGCCGTCGCCGTCGCCGTCACCGAGCCCGCCCAGTCATCCGCCCGATCCCGGCGCCCTGGTACAGGCGCCGTCGAACCTGTCCGGGATCTGCGATCACAGCGTTCAGTCGAACATCGACGCCGCCCTCAACGGCACCAAGAACATCAACGACGTGATCACCGCCGTCGAACCGCGACTATGGAACATGTCGACGGTGTTGCCGATCCTGCAGGACACCACGATCGTCGCGGCCGGCCCGAGCGTGCAGAACGTCAGCCTGTCGGGCGCGGTACCGGTCGGCATCGTCGGTGATGCCGGCCAGTGGATCAAGACCGGGCCCTAG